A genome region from Microcella alkaliphila includes the following:
- a CDS encoding helix-turn-helix domain-containing protein, producing MTDTTLDDSPMLLTVDEAAGRLRVHATTLRKLIADKELGCVRIGRKVMVTPDQITEFIDENRKAAVRPEPPTPEEAAAAVVLAEAELEAARTVAIAAMTARAKERAENPWGRSIRGKRRVTAA from the coding sequence ATGACCGACACCACTCTCGACGACAGCCCGATGCTGCTCACCGTCGACGAAGCCGCCGGCCGGTTGCGGGTTCACGCGACGACGCTGCGGAAACTGATCGCGGACAAGGAGCTCGGCTGTGTCCGCATCGGCCGCAAGGTGATGGTCACCCCCGACCAGATCACCGAGTTCATCGACGAGAACCGCAAAGCAGCGGTTCGGCCCGAACCTCCCACCCCGGAGGAGGCCGCCGCAGCTGTTGTGCTCGCCGAAGCCGAACTCGAGGCCGCCCGCACGGTCGCGATCGCCGCGATGACCGCGCGCGCCAAAGAACGCGCCGAGAACCCCTGGGGTCGCTCCATTCGCGGGAAGCGGCGCGTCACCGCGGCGTGA